The Euwallacea similis isolate ESF13 chromosome 12, ESF131.1, whole genome shotgun sequence region TTGGAGTGCACCTCTGTTATTGCAACATTGGTTGAAGAtgaaatgaagcaaaaaagCTCCAATAGAATCATGATCGAACAATTGATACAACACAGTAATACAATACAACTATTACTGACTTCGCATATTTTactcattcaaaattttagaagcCAAACTTCTCTCAGAGTTCAAAACAATCTTGCGTCCTGATGGCAAGCTCAACGGATACAGTTCAGATTATACTACTAAAGATTCTCCAGAAGAACTTCTGGACAAAATACTCGCTCCTCAAGAATCAACAATTTCCTTCTTGAAGAAACGCTCAGTGATGTTGGTTATCGGAAAGAAACCTGTATTTCTCaagaaaaaacatgaaaattacattaagaGTTTGACAGAACAAGAAGATCTGACTGGAATTCTGCAAGTTATTGGATGGTAATTAGAACAATGCTCTACGTGATTTACGTGTCTGACTGTAATTTCTACATTGAACAGGTTGTTTGAACATGGGCAGCAGCCCCAAATTCAACATTTGTACCCCAAAGTACAATTTCCAGTGAGCCGTGGAACTCCAATGATAAGTCCCAAACTCAAATGGAAACacgattttcaatatttcattcCAAGTTTCGGTTacaatttgagaaattttgagaTCAGCAAGTTCCAGATCAATATAGACAAAGAGGAATGGGCTAACCTAGATGGACATGTTATAGATGGTAAGAACTTAATTCGAATAAAGTACTTTATTCAGAACTTTTTCCAttgagatttatttaaatatcaatcaTGTAAATATTTCGATAATTACATGCGCGTGCAACACACCGAAAAATTTTGTGCAGATGaacatatataaatataggaAAAGTTAGTGATAGCCATGAAAGGGTTCGAAGGTTCAGTAGCTGGAAATTGAAAGAAGATGTTGAGTAATTGTTAAGACGCATATTTCTACTTATCGGATTCATCGGGCATGTGTGGGAAGAAAGTATGTTTACACATCATGCTGCGCATGCCCTAAAATATAAAGACATACAGGTGTAGCcaacataaaattgaaaggaaaagAAAGGGGAAGCGCAAATAGGTATCAGCTCAGTTTTAGCTACCCTCTTTTTTTCTTGCATCCTTGACTAATGCACATGTGGTTATGTTTTGGACATGCGTAGCATAATGTTTATACATACTCTTTTCATATATATGCCTGACGAAGCCAATAAGTAGAAACTTGTGTCGCCGGGTTGCCCAACATCCCCTCTCCATTTCTATTTGAACGCTTCATTCCTTTTGCAAATCAAATGGCATAtaacaatgaataaaaataattataaggATAATATGATGTGGATCTACTAGTATATAGTATACTAGTTCCATTTCTTTTCTatcataattatttcatattcggagtataaaaaacatttaaatgagaaaaactCCTTGGGAATTAGCACTCATCACTCTACTCAAAGGTTATCACATtgttctttaatattattaatatttttcttgttattaTGTTGGTGAGTTGTTGCATTTTTGCATGTGCTCAATAATTACCAACACAACTTATCAATAACATTCCTACTTACCATGAATCAGTGTATATATAAACTTTCTCTTTCAGGTAGAATCCTTTTCCCTGCAACAAGCTACATATTCCTTGCATGGACTGCATTCTCTAATATAAAGTGCATTAACATGAATGTTCACAAGGTCATATTCCAcaattgcaaatttataagAGCATGTCAATTGAACAAGAACGCTTACCTTAAATTAGAAGTCATAATGCATCAATACAGCGGACGGTTTGAAATTTTAGGTAAGTGATGCTTTTCAGCTACAACGATCTACTACATGAAACATCTGTTTTAGAAAATGATATTCCGGTAATGATCGGGCGTATTGCCACTTATAACGATAAAATTGATCAATTGACTAATGTTGCTAGAGGTGTTGCTACTCCCAAGGACAATGATCTCTTGGAAAACCGGGATATCTATAAGATCCTTCGGCTCAGGGGCTACAACTACAAGTACATTATTGTATAATTAAGTATgatcatttcaaaaaaaaacctcaagagGCGTTGAAATATCAAGGGCATATTTTGGCTAAATGCATCAGTTGTTACGTATTTATCAGATAGTTGATAGTAAATAGAAAATGGCCTAATCAACGTCCTACGTTTATACTTTACAACATTTGCCTTGCttcaaggtttttttaatgatcatcaGTAATTAGCGAACATTCTGATaagcaaaaatatctaatattaaTCTTCAGGGGAGTGTTTAAAAGCATAACTAAAAGCAACAAATCTGCTActtatggaaaaataaaatggatcGACAACTGGTTCGCATTTATGGACAATAtgcttcaaatgaaaattttgggaGAAGATACGAACCTACTTTACGTGCCGACTGGAATTAGAAAGATTATTATAGATCCGATAAGTCATCTAGaagaaataagcaagttacgCCAAGGTGAGGAGGATATACCAGTTGACGTGCCTGTATATGTTGATTATAGATCGGATGTAATAAGGTGAGTGTcgaagattatttttatttttatttagtatttctcaagccttaaaaataataatttcattttaggtCTGGGGGAATCGAGATAGGTACTCTTCTGGCATCATCCATACCTCGAAAGAAAATAACAGCAGTACCCGTATTGGAAAAGTATAATTTTGTTCCCAACGACTGCAAATTACCACTAGAAGCCGCTATTCGGGTGTTTATTCAAATCGCTTTGGAAAATCACTGTGGGTACAAAGTCAGTGCAGTGGAATTCATTGATGACTCTTCTGATAAAAACGTTTCACCAATTGGTTGGTACCCAGTAAcaccttgatttttttacgcGTATTGTTGCTTGATAATTTGCTTTAGCACCTATAATAAATACCGCCCTGGCAGACCAACCACTAGTACACTCTAATGTGATGATATTAAGTGATCAGAAAATTGATACTGACGTTCAAGTGGAAAAGAAGAAACTGAAAGAAGTAAATGACATCACTGTTGCAATTGCCAGTCATGTTTTAAGCCGAAATACTGTAAGTATTCCGTATATACCTTTTTTTGATAATGATGATGGTCTTTTCACAAATCAGTTAtaagaacattatttttaaaaaaatagaagatGTGATAAATCAGCAGACTTCAATTATTCTCAATCTTTAGTCTTTATCTATGGCTTTTCACCTCACTCACTTTTCTAACGGTCCACTTATCTTGACTGAAAATCCATTCATTACCTTCTATACCGCTTCATATTACAGCGAGTGGTCATCATGTTAGGTCACTTGTTCCTAATGTGTGCGATCTATTCATAATCTTCTGCTGCATGgcgtttaaatattttaactgacCCATGGAAGCGAACGTCAATTCACAGCACAGAAGAAAAGTGGGTTCTGGAAAGAATAGTTTCACACTGATTAATAAGTTTCAGTTTTGTGATTCAGTTAGACCGACGTGAATCAATATTCTCGACACGCTCTACCAAAAACATTATTCATAAGAAATCTGGACCAACTTTAATCTAAGTTATAAGAAACAGTTTCGAAAACTTGTAGTGATtagtatttgttttttctgtCTTATTTCAATCTTTGAAATATCTCGtcgacattttattttattcaaagcGCTAACGAAGTACGTATTGGcgtttactttttttgattttttagctCTCACTGGAATATTGTTCTATAAAGTGACTTCGACAATAATATATACTTTCTATTCACAAATTTACACGGAGATTATTTTAGATTCTGCAAGAAGCTATAAGTGCTACTAAGGAAAATGGATTCATCATTACCAGAGAACCACTCTCCCTGGACCCAtcgaaaacaaatataaacaatatgCATACAATTTCCATAATTGAAACTGACTTGGAGAAACTCGTATTCTTAAGGAAAACTTCTAATAAACTAAACAATAAGCAACGGGTGTTCATAAATGTAGATGATAAAGCAGAGAACTTCAAGTGGCTCCATCAATTGcaagaagaaattaataataaccgGGATATCATTCTTTGGAGTCAAAGTCAACcattaaatggtttaattgGTACGTACTAAAGGCCGTCTAATGACACAATAAAATGTTAAGTACTTTTAACATTTGCTTAATTTTGTGGACACAATTGGATTATGGAAAAATCAAGTCCATCgggaaaattttatatcttcCGTCCTTAACCTTTAATCCGCcatctcaattttcttttaaaaatcacatttggaatattcaatttacaaaaaacaaaactaccatttttctcagaaatatTCATGTTTTGTTAAGAACTTCTTCCCAATAAAAACTAAAGATCTCTTTTGTTTGTATAGGTATTATATAATGTTTCTAGAATTTCACAGAAATATAATTGTGTTCCAGGCTTGATAAATTGCATTAGAAGAGAACCAGATTCTCAAAATGTGCGAGCCCTCTTTATAGTTGATGACGCCCCTGCATTTAACCCTGATTTGCCATTTTATAAACTTCAGTTGGATAAAGAGCTGGGCcttaatattttcatgaatgGCTCTTGGGGAACTTACAGGCACTTTTTATTGAGtaagaaaaagatatttttttaacaaaatcactgtccattcaatttttttttcattacaaaatatgTTCATATTTTCCCACAGAAAATCTTGATGAAATTGAGAATGAGCATTGCTATGTCACTAGTACTGTTCGTGGAGACTTGTCAAGTATTAAGTGGATCGAGGGATCATTATCACGAAAAACAGTACCAGAGGATGACTTAGTAGAGgtatttctaattaaaataagatGACATTTgctaatttctcattttatcATTAAGGTGTATTACTCTTCCTTGAACTTCAGAGATGTTATGATTGCCTCAGGGAGGATTAACGTTGATGTTATCACAAAGTACAGACGAAAACAGGAATGCGTTCAAGGATTCGAATATTCAGGAAAAACCGCCAGGTGAGGGCATCTAAGAGAAAAGTGAGgcaaattaaaatcataaaaaatttaattttcagtggAAAGAAAGTAATGGGCATGCTTCCCCAAGGAACTCTAGCCACTCTGGTCTCAACTGACAAAGCCCTTTTGTGGGATGTGCCAGCATCGTGGTCTCTCAAGGACGCAGCAACTGTTCCAGTAGTATATGGAACTTGTCTTTACGCTTTAGTAGTGGTATGTTTTTTCTTGCGATTTTGAGAAATCAGTTTAAAGTggaattaattactttttaggTGGGAAAAATCAAACCTACTGACTCAGTACTTATCCACTCAGGAACAGGTGGTATTGGGCAAGCGGCAATTAATCTTTGTTTGGGAATGGGTTGCACAGTATTTACTACTGTAGGCACTCAAGAGAAACATAACtacatcaaaaataaatttccccaGATAAAtggtaagtaattttttatcgctttaaaatcattttttgtaattttgtcaaaaagtcACAATATTCTTAATCAAAGCAAGTTGTGCTGGAACCGAGATTCTCTTGTTTGTAGTATAACCAAAATTGGTTATTGTATTTACTCTATTTTGCCGTGCAATCTGATGAAACAGTTCGTTAATAGTAAATATAAGTAAAAGTAGTAAATATGCTTAGATAAAGAGAATTGTGAAAATCGTCTAACCAAAAATCTGAGTGTGCCCTATTGATTATGGaggtttattgaaataattgggAATATGGCTTAAAGCTCTCCGGAAACAACTGTAGCTAAGACTCCGACTACATGCAGCGATTCAGTATTTTCCGTTTCCTGCACGTATTCTCATTAAATAGCGTGTAACTTGCATGTTTTGGAGGTGAGATCAAGGAACACGGCTCACTCTAAGTTTTAATTAGGCGATTCTTTCGGTCTCGGTCTCAAAGTGAACCTCGCGATGCCTTAAAATCTCTCCagattaaagaaatattaaaatttcctacTTCCTTTTTTCAACTCGACggatttaaaatcatttcgaGGTACCGTAGaagaaatacaataaataGATAATCGATATAGAAGATGTGATGAATATTCGGCGACAAAAATTCTGTTCAAGACCTTGACTGACTCAAAATTCTCTACAGGTATTTCCAAATTAGATGTAGGAAATTctaaagtaaaagaaaaaaatgtaataaacaattacacaacaatttttaagaaGGATCGGTTAATTCATCTGAACGAAGTCCTCCCCTTAGATTTCAATTCAAGAATTATCTGGTGTATGCAGACACTTCTACTGTATAGTACAATTACTTTTCATCACAAGaacaaaacttgaaatttttacgtgacattttcattttcagaaaagCATATCGGCAATTCAAGAGACCTTAGTTTCGAACAAATGATCATGGAAGAAACCAATGGCAATGGAGTAGATATAATCTTAAACTCTCTGGCagaagaaaagttgtttgCTTCTGTAAGATGTCTATCCCAGAACGGAAAATTCCTGGAAATTGGGAAGTTTGACTTAGCCAACGACAACAGACTTGACCTTCTTTCGTTCAGACAAGGTGGAAGTTATCATGGAATTATGCTGGATAAGCTATTTACTGAAAGCGATTCTGTTAAAATGGAGTTCAATGGGTTAGTCCAGAAATATATTGATTCAGGTTTGTCAGTAGTACAGTATAAGTGGTGTTTTCATAAtcttgtttcgttttcaaaggAGCAATTAAACCACTAAACTCGACAGTCTTTGGTACGACTGAAGTAGAACAGGCCTTCCGATTTATGACCACAGGGAAACATATGGGAAAAGTCTTAGTGGAGATAAGAAACGAAGATCTGAAACAACATATATCCACATTGGTGGGACTGCCCAGGTACTTACATTTACATATTCTCCAGCACATTCTACCAAAGAATCTGCAAATTTTTAGGTACTACTGTGATCCATCAAAAACTTATATTATATGTGGGGGTCTTGGCGGCTTCGGTCTAGAATTAGCTGATTGGCTGATACTCAGGGGAGCCAAGAATTTAGTACTTACTTCACGAAAAGGAATAACTACAGGATACCAAAGCTATAGGATTTCGTAAGTAGTAGCTCCTATAACCATAATCTTAAACTCAAGATATTGCTTTAGAATATGGCAAAGCTACGGCTgcaacataaaaatatccaCACAAGACATAACGATAAGAAGAGGCTGTGAAGCTTTAATTAAGGAAGCCAACTCTATTGCTCCAGTTAAAGCTATTTTCAACTTAGCTGTGGTCTTGCGTGATGCCATTTTGTCAAACCAAACAGAAGAATCCTTTCAAACATCATTTAGACCTAAAGCTCATGCTACCCAGTATTTGGACGAAGTCACGAGGAAACTTTGTCCCGAAATCAcgtaaaatttcttttctttagaTCAAAATGAAATGCATAAAATCCTTTCTTTGTCACAGAGATTTCGTAATATTTTCGTCAGTGTCTTGTGGAAGAGGAAATGCTGGTCAGACGAATTATGGTATGTCTAATTCCGTAATGGAAAGGATATGTGAAAAGAGGCACCGAGAAGGATATCCTGCTTTAGCGATACAATGGGGAGCCATTGGGGATGTAAGTTAGAGAGACTTGACTTCGGCCCTTTCATGTTAAAGTAGAGATATCTATTGACACGCATACCAAATATTAATCTGAGTTTAACCATTTTCGAGatgttttcaattaatataataaaaagtattgaaaaagcccttaaaaatacaaatgaaGAAGTTAAATGGCAAAAAGAGGTCCGAAAAACCGGTGTTTCACCGTAACTACTCCTGTTCAAGCTATTCCGGAAATTTTTGAGACTGATTCAAATGAAGATACAAAATACTTATTTCGtaccaaattttcatatgcttaaattttgtttttggtaaaaaaaaataaacatattcgtattga contains the following coding sequences:
- the LOC136412680 gene encoding fatty acid synthase-like isoform X2, yielding MVQDKSNNLENDPSVQFGKLLTHPPTPDEEIVISGMSGVFPLSENIEEYKENLHNKIEMISPVPRTHPEMPTGFGLLKEKDKFDAGFFDVHKREATPLNILAKAVLEKCYECILDAGVNPSDLEGSNTGVFMGICFSEFEIHYYLMEHIKGGNTIIGNNKSTIINKISKYFKLKGPSLITDTACSSAGFALENAFKAIRMGQCDSALVAASNFLLAGGCSLQFARLGVLSANGQCRPFDIDGVGYVRSEATSVIFLQKAKDCNRIYAKLIHTKTNCDGFKEQGITYPNGAAQYDLLKEIYFESETNPSNISYIEAHGTGTVVGDPEELNAVDKFFTPGRKNPLLVGSVKSSIGHSEPTATLCSIIKVILAFETGIISPNINYKTPRKNLYGILEGRLKVVDECMPFQDNNGLAGISSFGFGGSNAHVVLQRSSKLKHDNGKPSDNLPRLVCISGRTEEALNVLLDDIAEKFDEEHIALIQNIFRKPIRNHLYRGYIIVSKAGVLKKSINQFVGVKTFNLYFGSLSNIHGNLLLELLNLPLLTTFKSRLSEFFQKKQLNFHTLIASMDANTAQLFINLLSHVTISELLKQLDLKPDSVTANSIGNLAKSYFEGTLSLNQYLECTSVIATLVEDEMKQKSSNRIMIEQLIQHKAKLLSEFKTILRPDGKLNGYSSDYTTKDSPEELLDKILAPQESTISFLKKRSVMLVIGKKPVFLKKKHENYIKSLTEQEDLTGILQVIGWLFEHGQQPQIQHLYPKVQFPVSRGTPMISPKLKWKHDFQYFIPSFGYNLRNFEISKFQINIDKEEWANLDGHVIDGRILFPATSYIFLAWTAFSNIKCINMNVHKVIFHNCKFIRACQLNKNAYLKLEVIMHQYSGRFEILENDIPVMIGRIATYNDKIDQLTNVARGVATPKDNDLLENRDIYKILRLRGYNYKGVFKSITKSNKSATYGKIKWIDNWFAFMDNMLQMKILGEDTNLLYVPTGIRKIIIDPISHLEEISKLRQGEEDIPVDVPVYVDYRSDVIRSGGIEIGTLLASSIPRKKITAVPVLEKYNFVPNDCKLPLEAAIRVFIQIALENHCGYKVSAVEFIDDSSDKNVSPIAPIINTALADQPLVHSNVMILSDQKIDTDVQVEKKKLKEVNDITVAIASHVLSRNTILQEAISATKENGFIITREPLSLDPSKTNINNMHTISIIETDLEKLVFLRKTSNKLNNKQRVFINVDDKAENFKWLHQLQEEINNNRDIILWSQSQPLNGLIGLINCIRREPDSQNVRALFIVDDAPAFNPDLPFYKLQLDKELGLNIFMNGSWGTYRHFLLKNLDEIENEHCYVTSTVRGDLSSIKWIEGSLSRKTVPEDDLVEVYYSSLNFRDVMIASGRINVDVITKYRRKQECVQGFEYSGKTASGKKVMGMLPQGTLATLVSTDKALLWDVPASWSLKDAATVPVVYGTCLYALVVVGKIKPTDSVLIHSGTGGIGQAAINLCLGMGCTVFTTVGTQEKHNYIKNKFPQINEKHIGNSRDLSFEQMIMEETNGNGVDIILNSLAEEKLFASVRCLSQNGKFLEIGKFDLANDNRLDLLSFRQGGSYHGIMLDKLFTESDSVKMEFNGLVQKYIDSGAIKPLNSTVFGTTEVEQAFRFMTTGKHMGKVLVEIRNEDLKQHISTLVGLPRYYCDPSKTYIICGGLGGFGLELADWLILRGAKNLVLTSRKGITTGYQSYRISIWQSYGCNIKISTQDITIRRGCEALIKEANSIAPVKAIFNLAVVLRDAILSNQTEESFQTSFRPKAHATQYLDEVTRKLCPEITDFVIFSSVSCGRGNAGQTNYGMSNSVMERICEKRHREGYPALAIQWGAIGDVGLVAELQEDHVELEIGGTLQQSISSCLQVMDILLRQHDAVIVSSMVVAEKKTSDSSKNIMKVIGELLGIRDLKSVSLHSTLAELGMDSMNGVEVKQTLEREYNIFLSPNEIRGITLAKIQELQETSNTEDANHNQDDALNWVSIIKTLINTNEQTSCVVKLKTKPTTQDKSKLPKIIVFPGIEGVCFLLEELTQLLEVQAFGINYISKMQGDTYPKMADVLLPHVLRLLSPNEPFHILAHSVGAVVALEIVDRLEKKGYVGTITFLDGSPALLNDSYNRLFNNRDELFLATILRTRLNEEDTQKAMVEIFKGATLDDKLEILVKHMKTDESLTRSFIITSTLATLQRIKALNYTPCYGKLKSKPFLAKAKILSFKSDAEDYELGQYFEKDLDFKVFDGSHTTLLQNQELADTIMNNLLTTNRFLGNQ
- the LOC136412680 gene encoding fatty acid synthase-like isoform X1, which translates into the protein MVQDKSNNLENDPSVQFGKLLTHPPTPDEEIVISGMSGVFPLSENIEEYKENLHNKIEMISPVPRTHPEMPTGFGLLKEKDKFDAGFFDVHKREATPLNILAKAVLEKCYECILDAGVNPSDLEGSNTGVFMGICFSEFEIHYYLMEHIKGGNTIIGNNKSTIINKISKYFKLKGPSLITDTACSSAGFALENAFKAIRMGQCDSALVAASNFLLAGGCSLQFARLGVLSANGQCRPFDIDGVGYVRSEATSVIFLQKAKDCNRIYAKLIHTKTNCDGFKEQGITYPNGAAQYDLLKEIYFESETNPSNISYIEAHGTGTVVGDPEELNAVDKFFTPGRKNPLLVGSVKSSIGHSEPTATLCSIIKVILAFETGIISPNINYKTPRKNLYGILEGRLKVVDECMPFQDNNGLAGISSFGFGGSNAHVVLQRSSKLKHDNGKPSDNLPRLVCISGRTEEALNVLLDDIAEKFDEEHIALIQNIFRKPIRNHLYRGYIIVSKAGVLKKSINQFVGVKTFNLYFGSLSNIHGNLLLELLNLPLLTTFKSRLSEFFQKKQLNFHTLIASMDANTAQLFINLLSHVTISELLKQLDLKPDSVTANSIGNLAKSYFEGTLSLNQYLECTSVIATLVEDEMKQKSSNRIMIEQLIQHKAKLLSEFKTILRPDGKLNGYSSDYTTKDSPEELLDKILAPQESTISFLKKRSVMLVIGKKPVFLKKKHENYIKSLTEQEDLTGILQVIGWLFEHGQQPQIQHLYPKVQFPVSRGTPMISPKLKWKHDFQYFIPSFGYNLRNFEISKFQINIDKEEWANLDGHVIDGRILFPATSYIFLAWTAFSNIKCINMNVHKVIFHNCKFIRACQLNKNAYLKLEVIMHQYSGRFEILENDIPVMIGRIATYNDKIDQLTNVARGVATPKDNDLLENRDIYKILRLRGYNYKGVFKSITKSNKSATYGKIKWIDNWFAFMDNMLQMKILGEDTNLLYVPTGIRKIIIDPISHLEEISKLRQGEEDIPVDVPVYVDYRSDVIRSGGIEIGTLLASSIPRKKITAVPVLEKYNFVPNDCKLPLEAAIRVFIQIALENHCGYKVSAVEFIDDSSDKNVSPIAPIINTALADQPLVHSNVMILSDQKIDTDVQVEKKKLKEVNDITVAIASHVLSRNTILQEAISATKENGFIITREPLSLDPSKTNINNMHTISIIETDLEKLVFLRKTSNKLNNKQRVFINVDDKAENFKWLHQLQEEINNNRDIILWSQSQPLNGLIGLINCIRREPDSQNVRALFIVDDAPAFNPDLPFYKLQLDKELGLNIFMNGSWGTYRHFLLKNLDEIENEHCYVTSTVRGDLSSIKWIEGSLSRKTVPEDDLVEVYYSSLNFRDVMIASGRINVDVITKYRRKQECVQGFEYSGKTASGKKVMGMLPQGTLATLVSTDKALLWDVPASWSLKDAATVPVVYGTCLYALVVVGKIKPTDSVLIHSGTGGIGQAAINLCLGMGCTVFTTVGTQEKHNYIKNKFPQINEKHIGNSRDLSFEQMIMEETNGNGVDIILNSLAEEKLFASVRCLSQNGKFLEIGKFDLANDNRLDLLSFRQGGSYHGIMLDKLFTESDSVKMEFNGLVQKYIDSGAIKPLNSTVFGTTEVEQAFRFMTTGKHMGKVLVEIRNEDLKQHISTLVGLPRYLHLHILQHILPKNLQIFRYYCDPSKTYIICGGLGGFGLELADWLILRGAKNLVLTSRKGITTGYQSYRISIWQSYGCNIKISTQDITIRRGCEALIKEANSIAPVKAIFNLAVVLRDAILSNQTEESFQTSFRPKAHATQYLDEVTRKLCPEITDFVIFSSVSCGRGNAGQTNYGMSNSVMERICEKRHREGYPALAIQWGAIGDVGLVAELQEDHVELEIGGTLQQSISSCLQVMDILLRQHDAVIVSSMVVAEKKTSDSSKNIMKVIGELLGIRDLKSVSLHSTLAELGMDSMNGVEVKQTLEREYNIFLSPNEIRGITLAKIQELQETSNTEDANHNQDDALNWVSIIKTLINTNEQTSCVVKLKTKPTTQDKSKLPKIIVFPGIEGVCFLLEELTQLLEVQAFGINYISKMQGDTYPKMADVLLPHVLRLLSPNEPFHILAHSVGAVVALEIVDRLEKKGYVGTITFLDGSPALLNDSYNRLFNNRDELFLATILRTRLNEEDTQKAMVEIFKGATLDDKLEILVKHMKTDESLTRSFIITSTLATLQRIKALNYTPCYGKLKSKPFLAKAKILSFKSDAEDYELGQYFEKDLDFKVFDGSHTTLLQNQELADTIMNNLLTTNRFLGNQ